In Methanococcoides sp. LMO-2, a single window of DNA contains:
- a CDS encoding DUF7544 domain-containing protein: protein MDLYVVEAVDKAVSRTKKCLFEPFDFWKWMKLAIIVMLIGGSGGNFNGGGNNYSSNDYDFHDSGPFEGFADSFGGLADQIPTSAPDLGLIIAIILFIFALILFFSYVSSVMEFVFVDSLVSNEVKFWEYSRKYLRKGLGLLTFRLLVGILLLAIIAAMALPIVLPLIASTGQNFEETIMVAIVSAIFLLIGIILVVAVIGGIISSFVNLSIPVAIYTETGIFRAFANVFGQFRKDWKQIIGYWFGRIILGIAVAIIIGILMLIVIIAVGLFLLLADLLLYFILTTVLPGSDIAIWIVLAPIILIELVFFIFLLAFIALPGRVFMKYHMITFLQQWYPEVEIPVFDVEQNDEEEEIEVEESDREV from the coding sequence ATGGACTTGTATGTAGTCGAAGCTGTGGATAAAGCCGTTTCCAGAACAAAGAAATGCCTTTTTGAGCCCTTTGATTTCTGGAAATGGATGAAACTTGCAATCATCGTTATGCTTATAGGCGGAAGCGGAGGTAATTTTAATGGCGGTGGGAATAACTATTCGTCCAATGATTACGACTTCCATGATTCAGGTCCGTTCGAGGGATTTGCTGACTCATTCGGAGGACTGGCCGACCAGATCCCCACCAGCGCCCCGGACCTGGGATTGATAATCGCAATAATTCTTTTCATATTTGCCCTTATACTATTCTTCTCATACGTCTCAAGCGTGATGGAATTCGTGTTCGTTGACTCCCTTGTGAGCAATGAAGTTAAATTCTGGGAATACTCCCGCAAGTACCTGAGAAAAGGCCTGGGACTGCTCACATTCAGGCTATTGGTGGGCATCCTTCTGCTTGCCATCATTGCAGCTATGGCCCTTCCAATTGTGCTGCCGTTGATAGCCTCCACAGGCCAGAACTTCGAAGAAACCATCATGGTTGCTATTGTCTCGGCAATCTTCCTGCTGATCGGCATAATCCTGGTAGTAGCAGTAATCGGAGGAATTATCAGTTCATTTGTCAACCTCTCGATCCCTGTTGCCATCTACACCGAAACTGGCATCTTCCGCGCATTCGCCAACGTATTCGGACAGTTCAGGAAAGACTGGAAACAAATAATCGGCTACTGGTTTGGAAGAATAATTCTCGGGATTGCCGTTGCCATAATAATCGGCATCCTCATGCTGATAGTGATAATCGCAGTGGGGCTCTTCCTCCTGCTCGCTGACCTGCTGTTGTACTTTATCCTTACAACAGTCCTGCCCGGATCGGATATCGCCATATGGATAGTCCTCGCACCGATCATCCTGATCGAACTGGTATTTTTCATATTCCTGCTTGCATTTATTGCATTACCTGGAAGAGTGTTCATGAAGTATCACATGATCACGTTCCTGCAGCAGTGGTATCCTGAAGTGGAGATTCCGGTGTTTGATGTGGAGCAGAATGATGAGGAAGAGGAAATAGAAGTAGAAGAGTCCGATAGAGAAGTTTGA
- a CDS encoding right-handed parallel beta-helix repeat-containing protein — MRLNQTILICFGIALVLMNAGTAAAATFNVTSIPGPQNYTTIQDAVSAAAFTGDTILVYPGTYNENVDVNRQLNITSTGGAAVTNVIADDSYNAVFYVTANQVTISGFTVSGATDGGAPGIELRSSSNTLVNNTLSGNWDGIYLSYSYYNNLTNNTASNNHYGIVLWYSSNNTLTSNMASNNTQYGIDLDYSSYNTLTDNTVLNTSFSGINLGWDSNHNTLTNNTLSNNLAGFSLYQSSNNTLTNNTALNNRGSAISLWISCNNNTLTSNMLSNNSFGIHLSDSCNYNTLSNNTASNSANAGIQLTDSSDYNTLSNNTASNNAEDGIGLTSSSNNNTLTSNTVSNNTDRGIWLSSSNNNTLTNNTASNNNDTGIFLWSSSNNTLTSNTVEYNGNVGFYLDGIYLRNSDNNTLTGNTVSNNGDEGIEMDYSSYNTLANNTFSYSSSDGIDMEDSSNNNILINNTVEYNSNGGIALTDSDSNTLTNNTVSNNLGDDGIHLDYSDHNTLTSNTVSNNVEDGIDLEYSINNSVVGNIMSDNAGSGIDLDDSDDNTLTSNIVLSNANFGIEVGDSSNNLIYNNNFNNTNNALFTGINSGNIWNIAKTAGTNIAGGYYLGGNYWSDYGGVDNDGDGIGDSQFDLDGVNIDYLPLTGVTNPIVVETPQNNSIYATSTIPLNVSSFEVMDAWWYSINGTANVTFIPNLILPALPDGDHTIIVYANDTIGDEYVSPLINFRVDTIPPANITNLTIAGTTSSSITLSWDASPDTDHAELWRDNVYITDVFGVSHEDTGLASATSYDYSLRPVDAAGNMGNWSNITASTKERSTGGGGGGGYIPMPEEPEVPEENVTSSSDGISNATIVSPEEITPEEEAVEETDGGEDDSGATSVIGVVLLFFALMIVFFILWKRRKDKEEE; from the coding sequence ATGAGATTAAATCAAACTATACTGATTTGTTTTGGAATAGCTTTAGTATTGATGAATGCAGGCACTGCTGCAGCAGCGACTTTCAACGTGACAAGCATTCCTGGTCCACAGAACTACACTACAATCCAGGATGCGGTGAGTGCTGCCGCCTTCACAGGCGATACCATTCTTGTGTATCCTGGCACGTACAATGAGAACGTGGACGTGAATAGACAACTAAACATCACGTCAACAGGTGGTGCTGCCGTCACAAATGTCATTGCTGACGACTCTTACAACGCTGTATTTTATGTTACTGCAAATCAGGTGACCATCAGCGGATTCACTGTGAGTGGTGCTACGGATGGGGGTGCACCTGGCATCGAACTGCGGTCCTCCAGTAACACCTTGGTCAACAACACGTTGTCGGGCAATTGGGACGGTATCTATCTGTCTTATTCCTACTACAATAACCTGACTAACAATACAGCGTCGAACAACCACTATGGTATTGTTTTGTGGTATTCCAGTAACAACACCCTGACCAGCAACATGGCGTCGAATAATACCCAATATGGTATCGATCTGGATTATTCCAGCTACAATACTCTGACAGACAACACGGTGTTGAACACCAGCTTCTCTGGCATCAATCTGGGTTGGGATTCCAACCACAACACTCTGACCAACAACACGTTGTCGAATAACCTCGCTGGCTTTAGCCTGTATCAATCCAGCAACAACACTTTGACTAATAATACGGCATTGAACAACCGCGGTAGCGCCATCAGTCTGTGGATCTCCTGCAACAACAACACCCTGACCAGCAACATGTTGTCGAACAACAGCTTTGGCATCCATCTGAGTGATTCCTGCAACTACAACACTCTGAGCAACAATACAGCATCTAACAGCGCCAACGCTGGCATCCAGCTGACTGATTCTTCCGACTACAACACTCTGAGCAACAATACAGCGTCTAACAACGCCGAGGATGGCATCGGTTTGACTTCTTCCAGCAACAACAACACTCTGACCAGCAACACGGTGTCGAACAATACCGATAGAGGCATCTGGCTGTCTTCCAGCAACAACAACACTCTGACCAACAACACGGCTTCTAATAACAACGATACTGGCATCTTCCTGTGGTCCTCCAGCAACAACACCTTGACCAGCAATACGGTGGAGTACAACGGAAACGTGGGTTTTTATCTGGACGGCATCTATCTACGTAATTCCGACAACAACACGTTGACCGGCAACACGGTGTCGAACAACGGCGACGAAGGTATTGAGATGGATTATTCCAGCTACAACACGCTAGCCAACAACACGTTTTCGTACAGTAGCAGTGATGGCATTGATATGGAAGACTCCAGCAACAACAATATTCTAATCAACAACACGGTGGAGTACAACAGCAATGGCGGTATTGCGTTGACTGATTCCGACTCCAATACATTGACCAACAATACAGTGTCGAACAATCTTGGAGATGATGGAATCCATCTGGATTATTCTGACCACAACACGCTGACCAGCAATACAGTGTCGAACAATGTTGAGGATGGTATTGATCTAGAGTACTCTATCAATAACAGCGTGGTCGGCAATATAATGTCGGACAATGCCGGATCAGGTATCGATCTGGATGATTCCGACGACAACACCCTTACAAGCAACATCGTGTTGAGCAATGCTAATTTTGGTATTGAGGTGGGTGATTCCAGCAACAATCTCATATACAACAACAACTTCAACAACACGAATAATGCTCTATTTACAGGGATAAATTCAGGAAATATCTGGAACATCGCTAAGACCGCAGGCACGAATATCGCAGGTGGTTACTATCTTGGAGGTAACTACTGGTCAGATTATGGTGGTGTTGATAACGATGGGGACGGAATAGGTGATTCTCAGTTTGATCTTGACGGGGTTAACATCGACTATCTGCCACTGACGGGTGTTACGAATCCGATTGTGGTGGAAACACCTCAGAACAATTCAATCTATGCCACAAGCACAATTCCGCTCAATGTTTCCTCTTTCGAAGTAATGGATGCCTGGTGGTATAGTATCAATGGCACTGCCAATGTCACCTTCATACCCAACTTAATATTGCCGGCACTGCCTGATGGGGATCATACCATCATAGTCTATGCCAATGATACCATAGGCGATGAGTACGTATCACCCCTGATCAATTTCAGGGTCGATACGATACCTCCTGCAAACATTACAAATCTCACGATTGCAGGAACTACAAGCAGTTCAATAACCCTTTCATGGGACGCTTCCCCTGACACGGATCACGCGGAACTGTGGAGGGACAACGTATACATTACCGATGTATTCGGTGTCAGCCATGAAGATACAGGATTGGCTTCTGCAACATCCTACGATTACAGTCTGCGCCCGGTTGACGCTGCTGGAAATATGGGTAACTGGTCAAATATCACGGCATCTACCAAAGAACGTAGCACTGGAGGTGGAGGCGGTGGTGGATACATACCGATGCCGGAAGAACCTGAAGTGCCTGAAGAAAATGTTACTTCCAGTTCAGATGGAATCAGTAATGCAACCATAGTATCTCCTGAAGAGATAACTCCTGAAGAGGAAGCTGTTGAAGAAACTGATGGGGGGGAAGATGACTCTGGAGCAACTTCTGTAATCGGTGTAGTGCTGCTATTCTTTGCACTGATGATCGTGTTCTTCATCTTATGGAAGAGGCGGAAGGATAAGGAAGAAGAATGA